One window of the Bombus pyrosoma isolate SC7728 linkage group LG5, ASM1482585v1, whole genome shotgun sequence genome contains the following:
- the LOC122567944 gene encoding L-threonine ammonia-lyase isoform X2, translated as MNNEDMLDPYCVEENPQKITFEDITSAAFKIKCGIVNTPCVKSRLSDAMGIDLYLKKDFLQTTGSFKERGARYALVMLTEEQKKIGVISASLGNHALALSYHGYKLNIPVTVVMPVLAPIMKIAACRQYGANVIVDGLDMGEAKGIALRQAKENGLTYINGYDHPDIMAGQGTLGLEIVEQVPDIDAVVVPIGGGGLIAGVALAVKTLQPNVEIIGVESERCPSFYKARKADRPTYTRIDSTLADGLAVPKVGYNAFATANPLIDKLVVVKEEWIAIAILKLVENEKCIVEGAGATGLAAILAGQLEELKGKRVVLLLCGGNIDTTILGRCLERGLAAEGRLLKFTVTVSDRPGGIAELCRMLASIGVSIKDIMHERAWIMSDIFSVDVKVVCETRDRDHAEQLKNMLHQNYQRVVFGTSDMSALNLP; from the exons ATG AACAACGAGGACATGCTCGATCCATACTGCGTCGAGGAAAATCCCCAAAAGATTACTTTCGAGGACATCACTTCTGCTGCGTTCAAAATCAAATGTGGAATCGTCAACACTCCTTGCGTG AAATCGCGCCTGTCAGATGCGATGGGTATCGATTTGTATTTGAAGAAAGACTTCCTCCAAACAACTGGAAGTTTCAAGGAACGTGGCGCGAGGTATGCTCTGGTGATGCTGACCGAGGAACAGAAGAAGATCGGCGTGATCTCGGCCTCACTGGGAAATCATGCACTCGCTCTCTCTTATCACGGGTACAAGCTTAATATACCAGTGACCGTAGTGATGCCGGTGCTGGCACCGATCATGAAGATCGCCGCTTGTCGTCAATACGGTGCGAATGTAATCGTCGATGGTCTGGATATGGGTGAGGCAAAGGGTATAGCGCTGCGACAGGCGAAAGAGAATGGGCTGACGTATATAAATGG gTACGATCACCCAGATATTATGGCAGGACAAGGAACTCTAGGTCTTGAGATTGTGGAGCAGGTACCCGACATAGATGCAGTGGTTGTTCCCATCGGAGGAGGTGGTTTGATCGCGGGGGTAGCTCTGGCCGTGAAAACTCTCCAACCAAATGTAGAGATCATC GGCGTTGAGTCGGAAAGATGTCCCAGTTTCTATAAGGCCCGAAAGGCAGATCGACCTACCTACACTCGTATAGATTCGACTTTGGCCGATGGCCTTGCTGTCCCTAAGGTTGGATACAACGCTTTTGCCACCGCGAATCCGTTGATCGATAAATTGGTCGTGGTGAAGGAAGAGTGGATAGCAATCGCGATCCTGAAGCTGGTCGAGAACGAGAAATGTATCGTCGAGGGTGCTGGAGCGACCGGCCTTGCTGCCATTTTGGCTGGTCAGCTGGAAGAACTAAAAGGCAAAAG aGTGGTGTTGCTTCTATGCGGAGGAAATATCGACACAACGATCCTAGGTAGGTGTTTGGAGCGTGGACTAGCAGCGGAAGGCCGGCTTTTGAAGTTTACAGTGACTGTGTCCGATCGACCGGGCGGAATCGCAGAGCTCTGTAGAATGCTGGCCAGCATCGGTGTCTCGATAAAGGACATCATGCACGAGCGGGCTTGGATTATGTCGGACATCTTCAGCGTGGACGTGAAAGTGGTCTGCGAGACAAGAGACCGAGATCACGCGGAACAATTGAAGAACATGTTGCATCAAAATTATCAGCGGGTTGTGTTCGGCACTAGTGACATGTCCGCTCTGAACTTACCTTAG
- the LOC122567944 gene encoding L-threonine ammonia-lyase isoform X1 — translation MRDLNRKSNGEDHSNGQDFDLIAESRNNDIDSSTLYNNEDMLDPYCVEENPQKITFEDITSAAFKIKCGIVNTPCVKSRLSDAMGIDLYLKKDFLQTTGSFKERGARYALVMLTEEQKKIGVISASLGNHALALSYHGYKLNIPVTVVMPVLAPIMKIAACRQYGANVIVDGLDMGEAKGIALRQAKENGLTYINGYDHPDIMAGQGTLGLEIVEQVPDIDAVVVPIGGGGLIAGVALAVKTLQPNVEIIGVESERCPSFYKARKADRPTYTRIDSTLADGLAVPKVGYNAFATANPLIDKLVVVKEEWIAIAILKLVENEKCIVEGAGATGLAAILAGQLEELKGKRVVLLLCGGNIDTTILGRCLERGLAAEGRLLKFTVTVSDRPGGIAELCRMLASIGVSIKDIMHERAWIMSDIFSVDVKVVCETRDRDHAEQLKNMLHQNYQRVVFGTSDMSALNLP, via the exons ATGAGGGATTTGAATCGAAAGTCTAACGGAGAGGACCATAGCAACGGTCAAGATTTCGATTTGATCGCGGAAAGTAGAAACAACGATATCGACTCATCGACGCTTTAC AACAACGAGGACATGCTCGATCCATACTGCGTCGAGGAAAATCCCCAAAAGATTACTTTCGAGGACATCACTTCTGCTGCGTTCAAAATCAAATGTGGAATCGTCAACACTCCTTGCGTG AAATCGCGCCTGTCAGATGCGATGGGTATCGATTTGTATTTGAAGAAAGACTTCCTCCAAACAACTGGAAGTTTCAAGGAACGTGGCGCGAGGTATGCTCTGGTGATGCTGACCGAGGAACAGAAGAAGATCGGCGTGATCTCGGCCTCACTGGGAAATCATGCACTCGCTCTCTCTTATCACGGGTACAAGCTTAATATACCAGTGACCGTAGTGATGCCGGTGCTGGCACCGATCATGAAGATCGCCGCTTGTCGTCAATACGGTGCGAATGTAATCGTCGATGGTCTGGATATGGGTGAGGCAAAGGGTATAGCGCTGCGACAGGCGAAAGAGAATGGGCTGACGTATATAAATGG gTACGATCACCCAGATATTATGGCAGGACAAGGAACTCTAGGTCTTGAGATTGTGGAGCAGGTACCCGACATAGATGCAGTGGTTGTTCCCATCGGAGGAGGTGGTTTGATCGCGGGGGTAGCTCTGGCCGTGAAAACTCTCCAACCAAATGTAGAGATCATC GGCGTTGAGTCGGAAAGATGTCCCAGTTTCTATAAGGCCCGAAAGGCAGATCGACCTACCTACACTCGTATAGATTCGACTTTGGCCGATGGCCTTGCTGTCCCTAAGGTTGGATACAACGCTTTTGCCACCGCGAATCCGTTGATCGATAAATTGGTCGTGGTGAAGGAAGAGTGGATAGCAATCGCGATCCTGAAGCTGGTCGAGAACGAGAAATGTATCGTCGAGGGTGCTGGAGCGACCGGCCTTGCTGCCATTTTGGCTGGTCAGCTGGAAGAACTAAAAGGCAAAAG aGTGGTGTTGCTTCTATGCGGAGGAAATATCGACACAACGATCCTAGGTAGGTGTTTGGAGCGTGGACTAGCAGCGGAAGGCCGGCTTTTGAAGTTTACAGTGACTGTGTCCGATCGACCGGGCGGAATCGCAGAGCTCTGTAGAATGCTGGCCAGCATCGGTGTCTCGATAAAGGACATCATGCACGAGCGGGCTTGGATTATGTCGGACATCTTCAGCGTGGACGTGAAAGTGGTCTGCGAGACAAGAGACCGAGATCACGCGGAACAATTGAAGAACATGTTGCATCAAAATTATCAGCGGGTTGTGTTCGGCACTAGTGACATGTCCGCTCTGAACTTACCTTAG